Proteins co-encoded in one Schistocerca cancellata isolate TAMUIC-IGC-003103 chromosome 5, iqSchCanc2.1, whole genome shotgun sequence genomic window:
- the LOC126188033 gene encoding vesicle transport protein GOT1B: MFEITDVQKIGVGLAGFGIAFLFLGVLLLFDKGLLALGNILFISGLACVIGLERTFRFFFQRHKVRASVAFFAGILVVLFGWPLVGMLIETYGFVLLFSGFFPVAINFLRRVPVLGTVLNLPGIRGIMDKLAGDSSRTMV; encoded by the exons ATGTTCGAAATCACGGATGTTCAAA AAATTGGTGTTGGTTTGGCTGGTTTCGGGATAGCATTTCTATTCCTTGGCGTGCTGCTCCTATTTGACAAGGGCCTGTTAGCCCTTGGAAAT ATACTTTTCATCTCAGGATTAGCCTGTGTGATTGGATTAGAACGGACGTTCAGATTCTTCTTCCAGAGACACAAAGTTCGAGCATCTGTTGCCTTCTTTGCAGGCATTCTTGTTGTTTTATTTGGTTGGCCATTAGTGGGTATGCTGATTGAGACATATGGATTTGTGTTGTTGTTCAG tggCTTCTTTCCTGTTGCAATCAATTTCCTACGAAGGGTACCAGTTCTTGGAACAGTATTAAATCTACCTGGAATTAGAGGG ATTATGGACAAGCTGGCAGGAGACTCCTCAAGGACAATGGTTTGA